The Fusarium musae strain F31 chromosome 10, whole genome shotgun sequence DNA window GCTCACGTCTCGGGCTTTGATTCCTCAGCTGACATGATCAAGAAGGCGAAACAGACTCTTCCCAATGTTTCGTTCGAAGTCGCTGATCTTTTGACCTACAAGCCTGAGGAACCTGTTGACGTTCTCTTCTCCAATGCTGTTTTTCAATGGTTGCCTAATGGGCAACGCATTGAGATTGTGaggaagcttcttgagcatgTTGCACCTGGTGGAAGTCTTGCTTTCCAGGTCCCATTTAATCTTCATGAGCCGAGTCACGCTTTGATGAGAGAAACGGCGGATACACCCAATATGCCTTGGACGGAGAAACTCAAAGCTGCCAATTACTCCCGAGACCAGTTTCCTTCGGCAACTGAGATTTGGGATGGATTGAAGCATTTGTGCTCTGATCTTGATATCTGGCAGACGACTTACATGCATGTTATGGAAAATCATGAGGGCATTGTTGAGTGGGTCAAGGGTACTGGTCTCCGACCATACCTAGATCCATTGTCGGAGTCTGAGCAGGAGGCTTTCGTCGAGGCTTATTTGAGTAAGCTTAAGAAGGGTTATGCCGCGCAGAAAGATGGGAAAGTTCTTTTCCCGTTTCCTCggttgtttgttgttgcGACAAAGGCGTAAACATGGAGGCGAAGTATTGCACATGTTATTGTAGGCATGAGAACACCCAGTGAAACCGATGTAAAAGACCGGGCAAAGCTGAAAATCTGTCGTGGGGTTAGGGACGGACTTTAGCTGTGCGATCGGGCCAAGGGATGTGCGCGATAGCCGCCGTGGCGTGGGATATATCATAAGCGATAATACGTGGCCAATAAGCCAAATTTGTTTCACGCATTGCATGTGTACATACTTCTGTCCCTCCCCATTTCGTATCTTCAGCTGTGGCGGCGCCATAGTCAATAAAAACAGTCAAAGCGTACAGCCTTAAAAAACTAGCCAGTGAGAGATAAATTTCTTGATAAACTATTATTTAGAGTCCAACACGTGCTCCTTACTTTGCATTAGTCTGTGTGGGCGTTGTACAGCTGACTGGGGCATAGATATTGATAAGTCAACTCATGTCCGTTATTGCTGCCCTACTTAATTATGGTCGTTAGGACCTTTGGTGGGACTACTCACTGCTGCCTGTGTTATCTATCTTTTGGCACTACTCTAAGATTACGTCCTTCCGGGCCTGTAGCCTTGTGACAGCTGACCATGCCGTCTTCATACCATAAAGGCCAGGTCTATGAATGTGTCTCCAACGATCCGTCGGATCTACAGTCCCGGCCCCAGCACCAGCATTCTCCCACTCAAAGGCTAGGCCTTGTGCGCATTCTGGTACTGTCATTAGGCACTGTCGTTATTGCTGCTGTGGTCACTTTCTTAGGCTTCCTCTGGTGGGGTGCCATTGCATCCGTCAACGAAGGCGACAGACCCAGCTCACACATTTTGCGACGCATTCTCGACTCAGGATGGCTTCTCAAGTCCATCACTATCTCCTCGCTCGTCTACCGCGTGGTCGCTGGAGCACAGGCTGCCACCGCCACTGAGATGATCGCCTCTATCTTTCTTGAGGACAACGGTTGCCTGCTGCCGGACCTCGCTCGCCTATCACTGACACGCTGTCAAACCGCGGGGCCATTCCAGCTAGCATTTACTGCACCTCGACAGCTTTTCGACCCAGGGAACCTTTTCAAGTCTGGATTGCTGGTTGCTTTGCTGATAGCAAGCGTTGTTACGCAGTTCACTTCCACTATCTTGTTGACCGACTTGAGCGCCGCCCGTCTTGTCAACGACCCCACTGCTCTTAATGTCGCCTTTGGTTTCAAGTACCCTTCCAGTGAAGGCGAGAACTCGTCTGCCAATCTATTCAATCCTTACGCGGGTGTTGATTACTGGACGAGCCGTCCATCGTCCTATCTCCGCTTCGCTGAGATGTCAACGCCACCCGTTCAGGGTGACGGTGTTCATGATACGGGAGCCATAGCTCGTGCATTTCTTCCCTTTAACAACTCAACCCGACGCGCCACTCTACGAAGTTACGAGGGGCCTGCCACTGTTGTCGACGCCCGTGTCATATGCATTCGTCCTCGGCTAAGCATACATACCATCAATCTGACAGACGAATATATGCTGTCTCTAGGTGGTTCGGTCTCTATACATGGGGAATACGAAGGTCTCGACACCACATATCCAGATCCCTCAAGCTTCGCATGCATGGTGGATGTAGGCAAAGTCAGTGATAGACCGCTGCAGCAAAGAATGTCTCTCTGCCCAATGGACTCAGATCTTGCGTTTATCAAAGGCGGTGTTCGACCAGATTTATCGTCATATACCAAGGCCTATCTACTCATCAACGCCACCTCTGGCTTTGAGAATTGGCGAGAAAACGGCCTAGGTGGAAACGAACCCGTGACTATCTTGGAGAGTGACAGGACAAGCCAATCTCAAGGAACATGGCAGTCCTTTGGCCTCAATGGGGCCCCGGATACAGGCATCGATGCGACCCTGTGCTTCGCTAACCCGATCCCATGGGACTACAAGATATCTGCCGCTAGTTCTCAAGACGGCTTTGAGCCCACCCTGCAGTGGAATGTAACCACGGGCACGTATCGGAGCAACGCTGTACGATCCCTTTTAGGATCGACACTCGCCCCAGTCCCTTCTTTGGAGCGAGGTCTACTTAAGCTAGCATCGCCAGGTAATTGGAGCACTGCTGAGGCCAGCATTACCTTTAATACCTCAAACACGATTAATTACATCTGGACAGCCCTGAGAACCGGAAAATATAACGTCAGTTTGAGCCTGTCAAAACGGGAGAATTGGGATGACTTGCCGTTATTAGTGCCACATCGCGCCCATATCGGACTGTTCCAAGAGATCCTAGCCCACACAGACAGCAATGCGGCGTTGGCGATGCAGGCACTCTTTTTCACATTGCTCCAAATGTCATATTCAGATTATACGGCCGAGTTCGATGTCTCAGCAGAGGCGAGCGCTCGCTTCTCGCAGGACGTCATTATCCCTGTGCAATGGCGCGGATTCATAATCTTCTGTACCATCGTAGGCATACATATAGCGCTAGTTACTACCATCATGGCGACATTCTTTCTAAGGACAAGATTTACAGCACTAGGAAATGCTTGGCAGGCTGTAGGGCAAGCTGTAGAGGTGGCGGGCGGTGAGACGGTTTATCGAGCTGTTGGTATGACAGACAAACAGATGAAGGCGTATCTATTGACTGTAGGCAATGCTCATAAGCAGGTAAAActatcttaagtataatGCTGGtcatatatataataacttaaccTTGTGATAGAACTACTATTTGACATAATAAGAAGGATATAATTAGTATCAGCTTGCTTTAAACTttctatataatacttatattattactattactgataagttttataagtaCTGTTCCGTTTGCTTGAAGTCTAGCAGCTAGCATTCCGTTGACGTACAAGTGTGGTCTGGCGCTTAATATCGCGATAACGCCGATTCACTAAGACTTGGGGAGCAGATGAAAGAGACTGATAGATACAATAAGGACTGGTGTTTGCTGCACAATGAGTTAGAAATGGAACTGGCCGAGAGTCAAGCAGAAGGATTGTAAAGAGCTTACTTTGAGGGTAATTAATTTCAGTAGAACAAAAAGCTATTTGAAAATAAATTGAGTAGTCTTCAATTAAGCACTGAATTATTGCTTTGTGTAGTACTGACTGgtgggaagaagatgactcCTATGAACGCAACATGTATGTAGCAAGTGAAATATGCATCTATCGAAGCACCACAGAAATTTCTGCACGTGCCATGACCGGAGTTTGCCATTCCTCCCCGGACAACACTAcaattcatcaacaacaccaataaTCCTGGATGGCAGATCGCGAAGAAAGCAGTCCTGCCATCGAGGCACATGGCTCAGATGAAGGACCTCCATTAAAGAGACAAAGAGGCTTCATTGCAAGACAGGTAAGCTCCCCCTCGACTCACTGCGGATGAGATGACTCAAACATGATAGGCATGTGAATACTGCCGCCAGAAAAAGACAAGATGCGATGAAGATTTCCCATGTGGACTCTGTAAATCCCTAGGTCTTCAATGTAAATTCACCCAAAGAAAAGCAACGCGGTATGTCTGGGACTCATTCACCGAAATGTTAAAACTAACAGCGTCAGGAATGAGGCTTCTCTCGGCATGATTGTCAACATCCTCCGTCGCATAGAAGGTAAAATCGACGATTCAAAACCTCGCGACTCACATCCCACTGAACATCGCTCCATCGCCGCCGCTTTACGACCTTTCAACCCTAGATCTCCTGCAAACTCAAGCGAAGTCCTCGGCGTGCCATCGTTTCTTCGCCATGAAACGATTGACTCACCAGCTGCAGCAACTGATCCAAATCCCGCCATCTCCTTCAGCGCGCATCAAGTGCTCTTCTGGCCGGCGATTCAATCCGCACTGCCTGAATCTGTAAAGTTGATGTGTCAGATGCAAGGCGCTACCTACTCAACACGCCTTGAAGCTTCACGGCCGAAGCTCCCGCACGCTGCGTCTGTCGATATCTCATCGGATTGGCTGTCGAAATTGAGTATTGCGACGTTGAAGCAGTTATCTGATGTTTATTTCACGACATTTAATCTTGCAAATCCAATTCTGGATCAGAAGACGTATTTTCAACGAACCCTCGGTGTTGCGATTGATGGGAACTTTGGGATCTGCATTGAGAGCTGTATAGTTCTTGTTGTTATGGCCCTTGGGTCAATGGGGCAAAAAGCGCTGCAGGAAGCTGGATTTGCTGGGACGCCGGCGTCCAGTCCGTATGTAGGGCAAGATGCCGATATGCCGGGATTGGACTTTTTCAATGAGGCGAGGAAACGATTTGGGTTCTTGATGTGCGAACAGGATCTACAGGCTTGCCAGTTCTATCTTCTATCAGGGTGAGATCGCCGAATAAAGGGTTAGATGAAAGCTAACGCTGATAGATTGTTCTACGCTGAGGCGTTGAGACCGATCGATTGGTGGGCAATGCTCAGCAAAGCAAGCGCATGCAGCGCCTATTTCTGGAACAAGTAAGACACCCCCAACCATACATGAAACCCATTTAACTCTTCTAGCTTATCACGAGATCGCGACGAATGGATGCTGGACATGCAATCCCGCCTCTTCTGGATAACAAGCATGTTCGAAGCCGTCCTATCGCAAGAACTGAACCTCCCGCCTAGTAATTCCCTACATCTCGAAGAACACATCGCTTTGCCAAAGTTCATCTCCGCCCAGGATATTGCATCCTTTGGTTCATTTCGATATCCAGGCGATGATCCGTTTTTTCACTATCATTTCTTATCACAACTTGCGCATCGGCTTATCTTAACGAGAGCGAGGAATAGTTTGTTTCACTTTAGTAGGTCTTGATGGGCGATATAGATGGGGGGATTATGCTGATCGTGGTAGATCCTACGGCGGATTATCCGCCTGAGCCTGTTGAGGATGAACTTATCAGGCAGTTGGAGCAATGGAGGGAACGACTACCGCCTATGCTTCAGTTTGACCCGAAATCGCCACTAACGCAAGCTGAGTCTCCTTCCGATGCGCTTGTGACGGCTTGGTTGCATGCGAGATACTTTGTCGCGAGATATCACATCGGTCGACCTCTACTGTAAGCACCTTGACACATTGTTCTTCAAGATACTGACACGAACAGCCACCGAGCTCTGGAAAGGCCAGCATCTCTCACCGAAGGACATCTCCGAAAATGCCGCGATGCAATAAGTGCTGTCCTCGCCTGGGCTTCCGTAATTCAAGTCACCGACACAATGAGGAGCTGCAATCCTCTTAAATTCTTCGTCTGCAGCCAGTAATACTACCCCTCCCTCTATTTCATATCACTTCTAATTGGATCCCAGAATATTCGGCCAAATATGCGTCATATACGCTCTCAGTGTCTCACCATACCCCTACATCCGCGACATTATATCAGATGTCAATAAAAAATGGACAACCTTTGCTCTCAACTATCTCGAAGCAGGTGCATTTTCCAGTCCGGCAATAGAGCAGGACTTTAAAATAGCAAAGATTCTCTGTGAGGATATAGGAAAGAAATGAGCATTATCGCCGAGATAGATCATGTTGCTTGCAGGGATCGGCTTCGGCTTGGAAAATGGATATAAATCCGCAAACTTGTCGGTTTTACGTCACTATCATCTCGTCGATCGCTATCGGACCCATCGAGTTTATCGGAGTTGAGTTATTGTGGAGATTTATCGTCCGGATCATTAGCCTCTTTTGCATTTTGGAGTTAGTGCCTATGACGCGAACATCTCTCGGTTTCCACCGCCAGTACAACTACAGTGCCGAACTTCCGTCCTCATTCTCATATATGTACACGCAAAAATTGCAGATCCATTTCACAAActgacaacatcatcatctcgttTGTTGTAGATCTCAGAAAACTTCAAAATGTCGCAAGATGGTCTCGCGTTCAACTGCGCCGTCGTCACCGGTGGAGGCGGCGGTATCGGCCGTGCACTAGCCGAGTATTTGATCTCCAAGGGCAAAAAGGTTCTTCTCGCTGGGAGAACTGAGTCGAACCTCAAGTCTACGACTCAAGATATCGGTGCTGCGGGTTACTATGTTCTTGATACTGGCAAGACGGCCGATATCCCCGCTTTCGTCAAGAAAATCACCAGCGAACATCCGGAGCTTGACTGTCTTATTAACAACGCTGGTGTTCAGCGCCCAATCGACGTCCTCAAGAACGATGATTTCCTTGAAAAGGCAGACCAGGAGATTGATATCAACATCCGAGGACCGATGCATCTCTCCTTCGCTTTGATCCCTCACTTCAAAACCAAGCCCAACGcgctcatcgtcaacattACCAGCGGTCTAGCCTACATTCCCTTCTCGGTCATCAACCCTGTATACAATGGCACCAAAGCCTGGTTGcacttcttctccatgaACCTGCGCACTCAACTGAAGAACACCAAGATTCGCGTTGTTGAGATTGCCCCGCCGATGGTGGAGTCGAACTTACATCGTGAGAGGGAGAATCCTGATGATAATAAGAAGGAATATGCGCCCCATACATTGACGATGGAGGAGTTTATGGGAGAGATTGTGCCCAAGTTTGAGAAGGGTGATGATACGATTGGGGCGGGTATGGCGGCTAAGGCTATTGATACGTGGTATGGAGCTTTTGGTGGACTATATGAAGGTGCTGCTAAGGACTATAAGAGTGCCCTATGAGTGGCAACTAGGATTAGGACAGAAGGTACATCCATATAATAAACAATACCCTTGAATTCCGATTCGAATTGATGGCGTTTTGTTCCTCCTGGTGCAACCGGCAGAGATAAAAGAGTAGCCACTGAGTCAGATTGCAAGTCATCTTACGAGCCCACCATCCTAAACAATTTGACCATTATTAAATTTCGCTTATCCAAGAGCTCTTGTCTTCGCGTTGCGTCCGAAGTCtcatcaagttcatcattTACCTGCCGGAGGAGACTAAGCCCTGCATTCAACCGTCCTTGGCGCCAGTTCCTCCGATCGTGTGCTGCTTGCTGCCTGGTCTTTTGCCGGGCCCTCgactcttccttctttcGAGATTTGAGCGTTTCCCAAAGGCTGAACAGAAGGGTGATGATGCCAATACAGAGGGACACCATCTGGTCCAGTTCTGTAATATCAGTCGTGGTTCTTGGAACGAAGAATAGGACGGTAGCACTCGAGTTCGGCGATGGCGTGAAACTGGTTCTTCCAAACACTCCAAAGGGCGTGCTTGTAGAGGCTAGAGTAGCAAAAAAGGAgaaggggaggaagaagatcgaAAGCAGCGTCAAAGATCGCATTGGATTTCCATCTcgggcttcttcctcggtgaGCTGGAGTGCCATGGCGGATTGTTGTTGGTTCTCCCACCGCACCGCCGAATCTACATCCAAAGCCTGTCCCCTCAGGGC harbors:
- a CDS encoding hypothetical protein (EggNog:ENOG41~antiSMASH:Cluster_10.5~SMCOG1089:methyltransferase); translated protein: MASSKDKWSADQYVKFLKDRTRPSTDLLAHVPNTSPKRVVDVGCGPGNSTAVLAERYPNAHVSGFDSSADMIKKAKQTLPNVSFEVADLLTYKPEEPVDVLFSNAVFQWLPNGQRIEIVRKLLEHVAPGGSLAFQVPFNLHEPSHALMRETADTPNMPWTEKLKAANYSRDQFPSATEIWDGLKHLCSDLDIWQTTYMHVMENHEGIVEWVKGTGLRPYLDPLSESEQEAFVEAYLSKLKKGYAAQKDGKVLFPFPRLFVVATKA
- a CDS encoding hypothetical protein (EggNog:ENOG41~antiSMASH:Cluster_10.5) — translated: MPSSYHKGQVYECVSNDPSDLQSRPQHQHSPTQRLGLVRILVLSLGTVVIAAVVTFLGFLWWGAIASVNEGDRPSSHILRRILDSGWLLKSITISSLVYRVVAGAQAATATEMIASIFLEDNGCLLPDLARLSLTRCQTAGPFQLAFTAPRQLFDPGNLFKSGLLVALLIASVVTQFTSTILLTDLSAARLVNDPTALNVAFGFKYPSSEGENSSANLFNPYAGVDYWTSRPSSYLRFAEMSTPPVQGDGVHDTGAIARAFLPFNNSTRRATLRSYEGPATVVDARVICIRPRLSIHTINLTDEYMLSLGGSVSIHGEYEGLDTTYPDPSSFACMVDVGKVSDRPLQQRMSLCPMDSDLAFIKGGVRPDLSSYTKAYLLINATSGFENWRENGLGGNEPVTILESDRTSQSQGTWQSFGLNGAPDTGIDATLCFANPIPWDYKISAASSQDGFEPTLQWNVTTGTYRSNAVRSLLGSTLAPVPSLERGLLKLASPGNWSTAEASITFNTSNTINYIWTALRTGKYNVSLSLSKRENWDDLPLLVPHRAHIGLFQEILAHTDSNAALAMQALFFTLLQMSYSDYTAEFDVSAEASARFSQDVIIPVQWRGFIIFCTIVGIHIALVTTIMATFFLRTRFTALGNAWQAVGQAVEVAGGETVYRAVGMTDKQMKAYLLTVGNAHKQVKLS
- a CDS encoding putative secondary metabolism biosynthetic enzyme (EggNog:ENOG41~antiSMASH:Cluster_10.5~SMCOG1001:short-chain dehydrogenase/reductase SDR); its protein translation is MSQDGLAFNCAVVTGGGGGIGRALAEYLISKGKKVLLAGRTESNLKSTTQDIGAAGYYVLDTGKTADIPAFVKKITSEHPELDCLINNAGVQRPIDVLKNDDFLEKADQEIDINIRGPMHLSFALIPHFKTKPNALIVNITSGLAYIPFSVINPVYNGTKAWLHFFSMNLRTQLKNTKIRVVEIAPPMVESNLHRERENPDDNKKEYAPHTLTMEEFMGEIVPKFEKGDDTIGAGMAAKAIDTWYGAFGGLYEGAAKDYKSAL